Proteins encoded in a region of the Fusarium keratoplasticum isolate Fu6.1 chromosome 13, whole genome shotgun sequence genome:
- a CDS encoding YCII domain-containing protein: MSTSALRSILRPSVASRVSAYGRRTMATGATKKEWLAIMPDKANVLEIRKKVKPIHYEGIKPLIASGALPAGGAIFEKHPVDGEPAQFKGSVVVYSAETAEQVREIIENDVYATSGVWDLEKVQILPYVAAVREPLTK; encoded by the exons ATGTCTACTTCCGCTCTGCGTTCAATCCTTCGGCCCTCCGTAGCCAGCCGAGTCTCTGCCTACGGACGGCGCACGATGGCGACTGGTGCTACCAAGAAGGAGTGGCTGGCCATTATGCCAGACAAGGCTAATGTCTTGGAAATTAGGAAGAAGGTTAAGCC AATCCACTACGAAGGCATCAAACCATTGATCGCGTCTGGAGCACTGCCGGCCGGAG GTGCCATTTTCGAAAAGCATCCTGTTGATGGAGAGCCCGCCCAGTTTAAGGGCAGTGTCGTTGTCTACTCTGCCGAGACGGCTGAGCAGGTCCGCGAGATCATAGAGAACGACGTCTACGCCACTAGTGGCGTCTGGGACCTTGAAAAAGTCCAGATCCTTCCA TATGTTGCGGCTGTTCGTGAGCCGCTTACCAAGTGA